TCACCTAGATTACTCGTTTAACCCTTGAAATTAACATAAAACTCCACCTCCACTATAACACTTTGTTAATTAAGACCGCATACATTTCTAGTTTGGAGTCATAGACAGCTGACAATCAGCAAAATACTTCTTTTTGTTCGTTTGAACTAGTGTGCAGGTAGTTAATTAACCAAGTCTAACCTTCTACACTATCTAAACTACAAATAAATACTAATGTCATTTTCGTGGCGGTAAACGCTCCTGATGCATGTATACCCCATCCGAAGCTACTACAAGTCAACGCCAAATTGCTGAGAGCTTCGACTAAAAATTGTCGCAGCGGAACGCTAAAAAATGCACAAACTAAGTCACTGCAGACGTAGCATCGATCTACTCATATCCCTCTTCGCATTCTCTACCTACGCTACGGGCGAATCGCTTGAAGCAGAAGCAGCTAGCATCACTGCCATGGCTTCTTTCGGGCCGACGAGTTTGCCAGGTTCAGAGCATCAGCACCACACAAACAAAGCGACGGTGATCTTCAGCTACACCTGCGTCGCTCTCACGAGCACGGCGCTCTTCTccgtcctcttcttcttctgctacCAAGTCCGCAACCGAGCGCCGGTCGCCGCGGCCGGTGCGGGGACCGGCCCTGGCCAGGGGCCTCGCCGTCGCAGCGTGGACCTCGCCAGGCTGCCGGAGTTCGCATATACCCCGTCCGCGAGGCACAGCGCTAGAGGAGGGagcagcggcgacggcgcccaGTGCTCCGTGTGCCTCGGCACGGTGCAGGCAAGCGAGATGGTGCGGCTGCTGCCCTTGTGCAAGCACCTGTACCACGTAGAATGCATCGATATGTGGCTGGCGTCGCATGACACTTGCCCCGTTTGCCGCTCGGAGGTTGAGCCGCCAGGGGACGGAGAGCCCGCAATGACGGCGGAGCAGCTGCCGGTGTAGCGAGCTGACCGGCCGGTCGTGGTAGTGGTTCTCCGGCAAGGTGCATGCTAATTAATTTATGCTTGCTGCTtcccaaaaaagaagaagattagTTTTTACTTTGCAGCTTGTCAACTGTATGTTAGTTCTTCTTATCCGCTAATACAACTTGCAGTTGCAACTTGTAAATAACATTGTACACGAAAGAATTGTTTTTGAGTCCAACAGATGCTTCAAGATCACAACTTATGTAGTACAGTACATTAATGTTATCTGCCCAAGTGTTTGCAAGTTATCGATTAATCAACAGAACACTGATATTTTTATTTCATCTGCTGGTAGTTGTTGTCAGCAGCAGCTCCATTATTCATCATCTGATTGCGTTTGAGTCACCAGATCAATCTTTTACTTCTAGAAGAGAACGTACTAGACCAACCCCCGAGACTGTGCGAGCTAccatttttgaaaaatgcGTTATCATTCATTATATGAACCTTATGAAATAAGTTTACTGCCATACAATTTTAAAATAATCAACCATACATTCACATACacatttgaatattttttgcACTGGTAAAGATTGGGCTCTTTAAAGCCACAACCCCCACCAATCGCACACCATTGCATGCCTCAACTATCTTCCACCGTCATAAgcaccttcctcttcctcaacAAGTAGAAGCATCAGGTACTCTTGTTGT
The Brachypodium distachyon strain Bd21 chromosome 2, Brachypodium_distachyon_v3.0, whole genome shotgun sequence genome window above contains:
- the LOC100829692 gene encoding RING-H2 finger protein ATL39, with the protein product MASFGPTSLPGSEHQHHTNKATVIFSYTCVALTSTALFSVLFFFCYQVRNRAPVAAAGAGTGPGQGPRRRSVDLARLPEFAYTPSARHSARGGSSGDGAQCSVCLGTVQASEMVRLLPLCKHLYHVECIDMWLASHDTCPVCRSEVEPPGDGEPAMTAEQLPV